The genomic region TAATAACATTCTGGGTTGAGCTGATGGCGTACCAAGCCGTACAGAGAGCAAGCACACGCACAGTGCGCTCTCGGTCTGGCATTCCGTGTGTGCATGAATAAACGATTATCCGGGAGTTTACAAACAATGTACGCGCATTGTTGGGACTCCAAGGAAAACATGGGTGCGTTTTAGTAGTAGACTGATAGAACACGTAGGATGTACTAGCTATCTAATACGACGATTAAATATTTGATTGTGGAAAACAACTAATGCGCTGTTTAGCGTACATTTAATTgatcaattaaataaataaataaataattattaatttactgaACGTGGTAGCTGCGGATACATCTAGAAGACAGGAAGAATCAGACAACTCGAGGCGATGCCTCCCAGAGCAGAGTAGAGAGTTCAAGCGTTTTCAAGCGTTAAGCAATTAACAGAAGTGATATTCCTTTCTGCTCccgtctgtctctatgtccgTTTGCAATTGTCCGTGGCCGTTGTTCTTATTAGTCTGGCAGTTGTTTTTATTAGTCTGTCATATTTAtgtcttgcttgtttgtctctttctgtctaatttgtgtttgtcacaaTGCACAAAATAGTGGGTAATACTTGTCGATTGGTGTGACAGTATAGGTGTGTATTTAAGTGTTAGTGTTAGTCGTTTGTCTAGATGCTTGTACCGCCTCATGAGGGAAGTACACCATTATTCTTGGTGTGAtacaaattgattaatatatttactttTATCATTAAGCCTCGAAGATCCAGACCACGGCAAGCACAACGTGCAATGCATGCAGATGTGTAGTACATGTGCATTGCACGCGCGGCACACTATTCTTTGTGCGTCATTTATTTAACATagaatattattaattaaatgaaaatcTGAAGGAAGCAATGCACGCTACACTAGTCGTGCGGAAGGGACGTCCTACCTAATGGGTTGCACGCGATCGCGAGGATTCGCTAACTAAACACAAGATGTTTCCATCATTagtatttgtatttataaataaCGATGTGCTATTGCACaaacatacattacctcaTACTACATTGTAGAACTCTCTATCAATATCACACAACTAGATAGATCGACAGATCTGTCATGCATATCATTTCCATATGTTTTGTTGCCATGTTTTATTTACCCCGCGGCGCCCAAAATATGCATCCGAAATTGCGTGTCAACGTCTGGTTCTCGTCAGATCGAAACGTGTTTCACTGTCAACGCGAGCTCTTCATCAAACCGACACCCTTGCATTATTAGCAATAGTGGATCGACGGTTGGTGGTTGTGGTAGTCGTACGTAAACGATGTCGTCAGAAGTGCGGGATCTATGCATGTTTGAATGTGAGGCTGTTGGAAGGAATGCGACGCTGCGAGTTGTTTATCCGAGGAAAATAATCCGACACATCTGGAATAGAAAAACAGATTGTCAGTGAATATATGGTATGCACGATGACAGATAGGTGTTGACGTTCTGTCTTCTTACTCTGGCCATATTTGATGCAGAGATGGTGCTGTTAGGTCGGTGAGACTGTGGAGGGGAAacggacagagagagagatcgGACGGCATCAGGTCACTGCTCGAGTCTGAGATGATATCTCCGTGACACGATTTGTCATCAGAGCTTTCGTATTGACAGGACGGTTGGTCACTGCATGGCAGGATCGAGTCTGTTGCGAAGCTGAGAGGTGAGTCACAAGGTGGATGCTCGATCGCATCCGCATCTTTGAGCATTTCCGTCAGAGAATGGATGTAGTCGATGGCGCATCGCAATGTCTTAATTTTCGAGAGACATTGCTCTTGTGTGATCTGAGAGTCTTGCAGTTTGGCTTCGAGTAGGACGAAGGCCGAGTTGATGCGTCCGACTCGTTTGCGTTCTCTTGCATTAGCAGCCGTACGCTGCCTCACTTTCTTCATCTTCTTTCTCGCTTGGTATTCCTCTTGAAACTTCTTGAGAAATTCCTGGTCACCAGAGGCACCACCTGCGTCATCCTTCTCTCTGCCCAACATCCTCTTTCTTCTCCGAGCGTCTTCGTAAACGTTTCCGACCAACTCGTTGTGTTTGGCAAATGAAGGCATGTCGCTCCGactgactagacagacagagagaagacTGAAAGAAGCCGTCGGACTGTGAGAATATAAGCAGCAAGCCAGACACGTGCAAAGGTGGAGCTAAACTCTAAGAGGTCGATATGTCACCACTAGTGGGGTGTAGATTACGCGACCGCCCTAATAACGCCTAGAGTCAACAACTAATTGCTTCAACTAACAGTATACAATACGCAGCACTCGAGTTCCGACCTCAGCGTCTACTCGCAAGCATGTCGCTCACCGCAAGAGGACTACCGATTCTAGCGACGAACATCTTCACTTTGCCATCAAGACTTGCCACGCGTGCCACAAACTAGCCACGTAATTAATAGGAGATCACCTAACTTGGGAGGCGATAATGGAGAAGCTAATGCAAATTGCAGCAAAGGTGTTTGCACAACTATCAAACGAAGTGCCACAAGCCACTACCCACACACGCCCACCATCAAGTATGGGCAGTGGCCTGTGTGTAGCTACGTTTCTCCCTAATGAAGCATCGT from Corticium candelabrum chromosome 10, ooCorCand1.1, whole genome shotgun sequence harbors:
- the LOC134185749 gene encoding uncharacterized protein LOC134185749: MPSFAKHNELVGNVYEDARRRKRMLGREKDDAGGASGDQEFLKKFQEEYQARKKMKKVRQRTAANARERKRVGRINSAFVLLEAKLQDSQITQEQCLSKIKTLRCAIDYIHSLTEMLKDADAIEHPPCDSPLSFATDSILPCSDQPSCQYESSDDKSCHGDIISDSSSDLMPSDLSLCPFPLHSLTDLTAPSLHQIWPECVGLFSSDKQLAASHSFQQPHIQTCIDPALLTTSFTYDYHNHQPSIHYC